In Erigeron canadensis isolate Cc75 chromosome 1, C_canadensis_v1, whole genome shotgun sequence, a single window of DNA contains:
- the LOC122586977 gene encoding leucine-rich repeat receptor-like serine/threonine-protein kinase SKM1 → MEATNFIVNVTILFLFFQTYGASSSNTMIKASSNVTCIQRERQTLLLFIKGFTNQPEWLSPWTGLECCGWLGVACDNRTGHVVSLDLSSNGINSTIPVWLSNLTRLVHLNLRYNSFHGGIPDSIGTLSSLSYMDLSDNQLSGPIPDSIGNLSSLSSIHLSSNQLSGPIPPSLGALSSLTDLFLSFNQLSGSIPESIGLLTSLQWLDLFHNQLSGNIPTSLGQLSNLELLYLDSNKLSAVVSEIHFTKLYNLTDLWLSDNTLIIH, encoded by the coding sequence ATGGAAGCCACTAATTTTATTGTCAATGTTACAATATTATTTCTGTTCTTTCAAACATATGGCGCAAGCAGCAGCAACACCATGATTAAAGCTTCCTCAAATGTTACATGTATCCAAAGAGAGCGGCAAACACTTCTTTTATTCATAAAAGGCTTCACGAACCAACCAGAATGGCTGTCACCATGGACCGGATTAGAATGTTGTGGGTGGCTGGGAGTTGCGTGTGACAATAGAACTGGTCATGTCGTCTCACTTGATCTCTCTTCCAATGGTATCAACTCCACCATCCCCGTTTGGTTATCAAACCTTACTCGCCTCGTGCATCTAAACCTTCGCTATAACAGCTTCCATGGGGGAATACCAGATTCTATTGGAACCTTGAGCTCTCTTTCTTACATGGACCTTTCAGATAATCAATTGTCTGGTCCTATTCCTGATTCAATTGGAAACTTGAGCTCTCTTTCTTCCATCCACCTTTCATCAAACCAATTGTCTGGTCCAATACCTCCCTCACTTGGTGCTCTATCATCTCTAACAGACCTCTTTCTTTCCTTTAATCAATTGAGTGGGAGCATACCTGAAAGCATTGGACTACTCACCAGCCTACAATGGCTCGATCTTTTCCATAATCAATTGAGTGGGAACATTCCCACTAGTCTTGGTCAGCTTTCAAACCTCGAACTCCTTTATCTTGATAGTAATAAATTGAGTGCGGTTGTTTCTGAAATTCACTTCACCAAACTCTACAATCTAACCGACTTGTGGTTGTCTGATAATACATTGATAATACATTGA
- the LOC122586986 gene encoding receptor-like protein EIX2, whose product MDLGNNLLTGNIPFWIGKKLSKLKILNLQSNLFMGMIPPELCQIKTLQYLNLANNKITGNIPHCFSNLIGMIKSDMELTYKIYIYEESIEACIKGIQQKYTSTLPYLISLDLSSNKINGEIPDVLMDLVALTNLNLSRNELSGHIPTMIGNLKSMESLDLSMNKLSSRIPPSLASVNTLGYLNLSFNKLSGPLPVGNHFQTFDNPTIYEGNNGLCGFPLLSCKGNNLSYTHVGDDEGENGSQAFSWFYAGMVPGFVVGSIGLISSLHYNRNWRVTYFEMIENVYVFVMVSIK is encoded by the coding sequence ATGGATTTGGGGAACAATTTGTTGACTGGTAATATCCCTTTTTGGATTGGAAAAAAGCTATCAAAGCTTAAAATCTTGAATCTCCAATCAAACCTGTTCATGGGTATGATTCCACCGGAACTATGTCAAATCAAAACTCTTCAATATTTAAATCTGGCAAATAATAAGATAACCGGAAACATCCCTCATTGCTTTAGTAATTTAATTGGTATGATCAAGAGTGACATGGAGTTGAcctacaaaatttatatatatgaagaaagtATTGAAGCTTGCATAAAGGGTATTCAGCAAAAGTACACGAGCACACTTCCATATCTTATATCCTTAGACCTCTCAAGCAACAAAATTAATGGTGAAATTCCTGATGTGTTGATGGACCTGGTAGCATTGACGAATTTGAATCTTTCAAGAAACGAACTAAGTGGACACATTCCCACAATGATCGGAAATCTAAAGTCAATGGAATCTTTAGATTTGTCGATGAACAAGTTGTCTAGTCGGATTCCTCCAAGTTTAGCTAGTGTGAACACTCTAGGCTATTTGAACCTATCATTCAATAAATTATCCGGTCCATTACCAGTTGGAAATCATTTTCAGACTTTTGATAATCCCACTATATATGAAGGGAACAACGGACTATGTGGATTCCCACTATTAAGTTGCAAAGGAAACAATTTATCATACACTCATGTTGGTGATgatgaaggtgagaatggttcacAAGCTTTCTCGTGGTTTTATGCTGGTATGGTTCCAGGATTCGTTGTAGGTTCCATAGGACTTATTTCTAGCTTGCACTATAATAGGAATTGGAGGGTAACTTACTTTGAAATGATAGAGAATGTTTACGTTTTTGTAATGGTTTCGATCAAGTGA
- the LOC122586994 gene encoding uncharacterized protein LOC122586994, protein MDSSSSSSSFYVPPELDESSTGSTCEFFNQVYAELEDTGTSTDTRRYIDRDREEAHAILMRDYFVEDSKFDEPFFRHRFRMSKRLFLKIVSDIEAKFSYFQEGYDARGKKSCTALQKCTSAIKQLSTGEPSDAYDKYLCMAARTSRESMEYFCDAVVDLYQKEFLHRPTSHDLALITQAHEERHHIPGMLGSLDCTAVVTCTHIEWRMCPKHLKGQYTRGDHKVPTIMIECVASYDLWIWHSFFGPVGSNNDVNVLQQSPLFQNERNGSAPDSSFSVNGHDYKRGYYLTDGIYPRWAAFVKAYPHPVEQDEKKFMFVHLAFVLYFTT, encoded by the exons ATGGattcctcttcctcatcttcttcattttatGTTCCTCCGGAGTTAGACGAATCGTCTACGGGGAGTACTTGTGAGTTCTTTAACCAAGTATACGCCGAGCTTGAAGATACCGGCACCTCTACCGACACTCGTAGGTATATCGATCGAGACCGGGAAGAAGCTCACGCCATACTAATGCGTGACTACTTCGTTGAAGACTCAAAGTTTGACGAACCATTTTTTCGTCATCGTTTTCGCATGAGCAAgaggttgtttttgaagattgttaGTGATATTGAAGCCAAATTTAGTTACTTTCAAGAGGGGTACGACGCACGGGGTAAAAAAAGTTGCACCGCTCTTCAAAAGTGCACATCGGCGATCAAACAACTGTCTACGGGTGAACCTTCAGACGCGTATGACAAGTATTTATGTATGGCTGCTAGAACTTCACGCGAGAGCATGGAGTATTTTTGTGATGCGGTGGTCGATTTGTATCAAAAGGAGTTCTTACATAGGCCTACATCTCATGACTTGGCTCTCATCACAcaagctcatgaagaaagacacCACATTCCAGGAATGCTTGGTAGTCTTGATtgtact gcggttgttacatgtACACACATCGAATGGAGGATGTGCCCTAAACACTTAAAGGGACAATACACGAGGGGTGATCACAAGGTACCTACTATTATGATTGAGTGTGTTGCTTCTTatgacttgtggatttggcattcaTTTTTCGGTCCCGTTGGATCGAACAACGATGTCAATGTTTTGCAGCAGTCGCCGTTGTTTCAAAACGAGCGTAATGGATCCGCGCCAGACAGTTCATTTAGCGTAAATGGACATGACTACAAGCGCGGTTACTACCTTACTGATGGAATCTATCCTAGGTGGGCTGCGTTTGTTAAAGCTTATCCTCATCCAGTGGAACAAGATGAAAAGAAATTTATGTTTGTACATTTAGCGTTTGTACTATACTTCACAACATGA